A window of Caldisalinibacter kiritimatiensis genomic DNA:
TCCTCCTGCCACAATTACTACGTTTTCATAAACACCAGCTTGAACTAATGAAGCCGCTTCTATTAAAGCATGAGTAGGCGCTGCACAGAAGCCTCTTGTATCTGAACCAGTAGCATTTGAACATCCAGCAATCTCAGCTATAGCCTTAGCAAAGTTTCCTCCACCTCTTTGATTCATGTCTCCACATGCTTCTTCTGAACATTCGATTACATATTCTATTTCTTCTGGATTTATATTATTTTTATCTAATAAATGTAGTAGTGATAATACTCCAGAAGCCTTTACAACCAGATTTTCAAACATAGTATGTGCGTTTAAGTTAATGTCTAAATCATGAGCTCTCTTTACACATCCTACAATTTCTCCATTATTATATATAGCCTCTGCGTGTTGTGTATTTATTAATTTATCAATTTCTTCTTTTTCTTCTCCTTCTTTAAGTTTAGCCACTAAGTCTTCGCTTATAAGAGGATGCTTTGTCAGTTTATCCTTTATAGTATTAGTAAAATTTTTTTCTAATTTTACTAAATCAAATACATCACATATCTTCATTACTCCTATAAACTCATCCTGAGGCATAATTTCTCCAAATTTACCTTCTCTATTCGCTCCTTCTACCTTTTTATCATACCAAGGTAGCTTATATTCCGCTAATTGCTCTGGAGTCATATTACCAATGTATGTTTGATTAGCTGGATAACTAACAACCTCTTCGAAACTACGTAGATGCTTTGGTACCTCTTTTAAATAGTCTGAATTAGGATTTATAGTTTTTTCTGACGTTTGAGTCGTTCCGTTATGTATAACCATATCAGGAGTATGGACTAATACATAACCTGCTCCTTTTACAACTGCATATGACATAGATATTCACCTCCAAAATATTACCTTCACTTGGTTTTTAAAAAGGGTGATATTAATATCACCCTTTTTACTTAGCTTAGTCCTCAAATACAGTTTGACCATCAACCTCTGTTTTAAGTGCTTTTAATGATTTTTCAACTAATTTTCTTCTTAATGCTTTTTCTTCTTTCTTATCTAGGTTTGGATTTCCTAGAGGATGTGGAATAGCTACTGCAGGAACTATTCTGTTAGCTCCTACTGTTAACGATATTGGTACTACTGTACAAACGTGTACAACAGGTATTCCTGCTCTTTCAATCTCTTTTACCATCGTTGCTCCGCAACGTGTACAGGTACCTCAGGTTGATGTTAGGATAACTGCATCTACTCCATCTGCTACTAATTCTTTACCTATTTCGTGAGCATATGCTTTAGCATTTGCAACTGCAGTTCCGTTTCCTACTGTTGTATAGAAATATTTATGAAGCTCTCCTATCTTACCCTCTTTTTCTAAATCCCTTAGTACATCTACTGGAAGAACCCTGTCTGCATCTTCGTTTGCATATACTGGGTCGTAACCTCCATGGGCTGTTTCATGAGTATCTGAAGTTAAATCATTATATTGAGATATGTCATATTTTCCATACTTTGATGCACTAGAAGATTCTATATTGTCTGGATTCCCTTTAGGAACAATTCCTCCAGATGTAACTAAAGCTACTTTGGCCTTGGATAAATCTTTAATTGGTGCATTAGGCTCTACCCTATCAAAATCAGGCATAGGGAATTCAGTAACATACTCTTCACCTTTTAGCTTTTTAACAAGCATTTCTACAGCTCTTTCAGAACCTCTTTTTTCTGTAAAATAATTCTTTCTTATGCCCCTTGGTATATATTTTTCCTCATCAGGAGTACCAATTTCTTCACCTTTTGCTAATTTAATAGCAAATGGTGCCATCGATTTAATAGCTCTTCTCATTCCAGCAGCACTATTTTTAGTTTCAATTATATAAACGCTTTTCTTGAACATATCTGCTCCTGGATTTTCTGGATACATACCAGTTAAAACAGGTATACCAAGTTCACTATTCACGGCATCACAAATAGTACCACAAGCTACTCCATATCTTCCTGCATTAAATGCTGGTCCTGCAATAAATATATCTGGGTCGTATTGTTTTACCATATCAAGTATCTTAGCTTTAGCTTCTTCTATGTTTTCATTAAAATAAGAGTCACCACAGATAATTGTTGCTACAATTTCTGCTTCTCCTTTAAAGCGCTTATTAAATTCCATACCCGGTCCAACTACGCCTTCTCTTACTTCTGGCTTATAGTCAGCTTTTTCTTCTCCGCCTATTCCTGCAAAGAATTGATTTATATAATGGACAACTCTAATTTTACTCATTGTTTCCCCCCTCTCTCATTTCCGGGTGCTATTATATTAATCATCAAATTTACAAAATTCCTCTCTTATATCAGTCATTTCTTCAATAATTTCATCCACTTCAAGCACCATTTCCATCATACCTATTTGCTCATCAAAAACATCAGGGTCAACTTCATCCTTGAATTGTGGTTCAACTGCGTGATATACTCTAAGTCCTAACTGGACTCCTGCCAATGGACCTGCAAATGTAGGGTCTCCAGCTGTAACTGTTTCAGCAGCAAGTCCTGCTGCTTCAGCTTCTGCTGCTCCTAAGATAACTACTATATTTTCAGCACCATGCTTTTCAGTTAGTTCTTTAACCCTTTTTTGATTTTCTAGGTCCATTGCTCCTGCGGCAGTTCAGACAAAACACTCAGTAGATGAGAAAACTACTTCAGCTTCTGTTGTTTTTAAACATTCTTCTATAGCTGGCCCAGGGATTCCATCTCTATCCCCAATTACTATGACCTTTTTACCGTCTAGTAATCCCATATTCACACTTCCTTTCTTTTTATTTTCATAATATTTTTCACTTTATTTCTAATAAAATCACATAAGCGAAAATTTTGAATTTTTATTT
This region includes:
- the grdB gene encoding glycine reductase complex selenoprotein B, giving the protein MSKIRVVHYINQFFAGIGGEEKADYKPEVREGVVGPGMEFNKRFKGEAEIVATIICGDSYFNENIEEAKAKILDMVKQYDPDIFIAGPAFNAGRYGVACGTICDAVNSELGIPVLTGMYPENPGADMFKKSVYIIETKNSAAGMRRAIKSMAPFAIKLAKGEEIGTPDEEKYIPRGIRKNYFTEKRGSERAVEMLVKKLKGEEYVTEFPMPDFDRVEPNAPIKDLSKAKVALVTSGGIVPKGNPDNIESSSASKYGKYDISQYNDLTSDTHETAHGGYDPVYANEDADRVLPVDVLRDLEKEGKIGELHKYFYTTVGNGTAVANAKAYAHEIGKELVADGVDAVILTSTUGTCTRCGATMVKEIERAGIPVVHVCTVVPISLTVGANRIVPAVAIPHPLGNPNLDKKEEKALRRKLVEKSLKALKTEVDGQTVFED
- the grdA gene encoding glycine/sarcosine/betaine reductase complex selenoprotein A, which codes for MGLLDGKKVIVIGDRDGIPGPAIEECLKTTEAEVVFSSTECFVUTAAGAMDLENQKRVKELTEKHGAENIVVILGAAEAEAAGLAAETVTAGDPTFAGPLAGVQLGLRVYHAVEPQFKDEVDPDVFDEQIGMMEMVLEVDEIIEEMTDIREEFCKFDD
- the grdC gene encoding glycine/sarcosine/betaine reductase complex component C subunit beta; translation: MSYAVVKGAGYVLVHTPDMVIHNGTTQTSEKTINPNSDYLKEVPKHLRSFEEVVSYPANQTYIGNMTPEQLAEYKLPWYDKKVEGANREGKFGEIMPQDEFIGVMKICDVFDLVKLEKNFTNTIKDKLTKHPLISEDLVAKLKEGEEKEEIDKLINTQHAEAIYNNGEIVGCVKRAHDLDINLNAHTMFENLVVKASGVLSLLHLLDKNNINPEEIEYVIECSEEACGDMNQRGGGNFAKAIAEIAGCSNATGSDTRGFCAAPTHALIEAASLVQAGVYENVVIVAGGASAKLGMNGKDHVKKGLPILEDVLGGFAVLISKNDGKNPVLRTDLVGRHTVGTGSSPQAVITSLITTPLDKGELKITDIDKYSVEMQNPDITKPAGAGDVPTSNYKMIGALGVKRKELDRKELKDFVKKHGMPGWAPTQGHIPSGVPYIGFAREAMLNNEINRAMIVGKGSLFLGRMTNLFDGVSIVIEKNTGKVKEDNAVSEEKIRELIAEAMREFASHLMNE